The Microcoleus sp. AS-A8 genome has a segment encoding these proteins:
- a CDS encoding photosystem II q(b) protein, giving the protein IDSQGRVIGTWADVLNRANLGFEVMHERNAHNFPLDLAAGVAAPVALTAPVING; this is encoded by the coding sequence ATCGACTCTCAAGGTCGCGTGATTGGCACCTGGGCTGATGTACTCAACCGCGCTAACTTGGGATTTGAAGTAATGCACGAGCGTAACGCTCACAACTTCCCCCTCGACTTGGCCGCTGGTGTTGCTGCTCCTGTGGCTCTGACCGCTCCGGTTATCAACGGCTAA
- a CDS encoding DUF1838 domain-containing protein: MAYSIQEMDATAFVKVRGSTDSQQMFLTWRGSIYSFAPDEPQKHLFNIVGMSVGRFIDNQDGSWYLTSRELSYYLDPITDRPLRTWENPWTGERLTVIHVANKLVQRFIQGRLQVGVNGDTATVFFNLFSNYPNPLKDEKFLAYSPNPNYQSVELFKFTAATDELLDPEKSSASQVMLSWDRVGPWLPWMKMGNKGGHLIYSAFGNKADSFSDLPELLQDEINSRLPLYRNAPHAKLDQEDMTSWMYFQRHFEAYLRGDVFPLPEAEDE; this comes from the coding sequence ATGGCTTACTCAATCCAAGAGATGGATGCAACGGCTTTTGTTAAAGTCCGTGGCTCAACAGATTCCCAACAAATGTTTCTGACTTGGAGAGGTTCAATTTACTCCTTTGCTCCCGATGAGCCACAAAAGCATCTGTTTAACATCGTAGGAATGAGTGTGGGACGATTTATTGATAATCAGGATGGTAGCTGGTATCTCACCTCAAGGGAATTATCTTATTATCTCGATCCAATAACTGATCGTCCTCTCCGGACTTGGGAAAATCCCTGGACAGGAGAACGGCTAACAGTGATTCATGTTGCCAATAAATTGGTTCAACGTTTCATTCAAGGACGATTACAAGTTGGAGTAAATGGTGATACTGCTACGGTGTTTTTTAATTTGTTTTCTAATTATCCAAATCCTTTAAAGGATGAAAAATTTTTGGCTTACAGTCCCAATCCTAACTATCAATCCGTCGAACTGTTTAAATTTACAGCGGCAACGGATGAGCTTCTCGATCCAGAGAAATCTTCAGCTTCTCAAGTCATGCTTTCTTGGGATAGGGTTGGGCCTTGGCTTCCCTGGATGAAAATGGGAAATAAAGGGGGCCATCTTATCTATAGCGCTTTTGGAAACAAAGCCGACAGCTTTTCTGATTTACCCGAATTGCTTCAGGACGAAATTAACTCTCGCCTGCCTTTGTATAGAAATGCTCCTCATGCAAAATTAGACCAAGAAGATATGACTTCTTGGATGTATTTTCAACGGCATTTTGAGGCTTATCTTCGTGGGGATGTTTTTCCGCTGCCAGAGGCAGAGGATGAGTAA
- the dxr gene encoding 1-deoxy-D-xylulose-5-phosphate reductoisomerase, with amino-acid sequence MKAINLLGSTGSIGTQTLDIVTQYPDQFRIVGLAAGRNVEMLASQIRQFRPEIVAICVEEKLPELKEAIKDLDPQPILLAGEAGVAEVARYGDADIVVTGIVGCAGLLPTIAAIEAGKDIALANKETLIAGGPVVLPLIKKHGVKLLPADSEHSAIFQCLQGVPKDGLRRILLTASGGAFRDWPVEKLPEAKVTDALKHPNWSMGRKITIDSATLMNKGLEVIEAHFLFGMDYDRIDIVIHPQSIIHSLIELQDTSVLAQLGWPDMRLPLLYALSWPDRIYTDWEQLDLVKAGSLTFREPDHQKYPCMQLAYAAGRAGGSMPAVLNAANEQAVALFLDEKIGYLDIARCIEYVCDRHQADNCQNPSLEDIIAADQWARQEVLAAHKLLSQGNRLISLASTAQT; translated from the coding sequence GTGAAAGCAATTAATCTTCTCGGTTCAACCGGCTCCATTGGCACTCAAACCTTAGATATTGTGACTCAGTACCCCGACCAATTCCGGATTGTGGGATTGGCAGCAGGGCGTAATGTAGAGATGTTAGCGTCTCAGATTCGGCAGTTTCGACCAGAAATTGTCGCCATCTGTGTCGAAGAGAAATTACCAGAACTCAAAGAGGCGATAAAAGACCTCGACCCCCAACCCATCTTGCTAGCAGGTGAAGCTGGGGTGGCGGAAGTCGCCCGTTACGGCGATGCAGATATCGTTGTTACAGGTATTGTCGGCTGTGCTGGGTTATTACCGACCATTGCTGCCATTGAAGCGGGTAAAGATATTGCTCTTGCCAATAAAGAAACCCTAATTGCCGGTGGCCCAGTCGTACTGCCGTTAATTAAAAAACATGGCGTCAAGCTGCTACCGGCTGACTCAGAGCATTCTGCAATCTTCCAATGCCTTCAAGGCGTACCCAAAGACGGCTTACGCCGAATTCTGTTGACAGCATCTGGGGGCGCGTTCCGAGATTGGCCTGTAGAAAAGTTACCAGAAGCCAAAGTGACAGATGCCCTCAAGCATCCCAACTGGTCAATGGGTCGCAAGATTACAATCGACTCTGCTACCCTGATGAATAAAGGGTTAGAAGTCATTGAAGCTCACTTCCTCTTTGGCATGGACTATGATCGCATCGACATCGTTATCCATCCCCAAAGCATCATTCACTCTCTGATTGAACTACAAGATACCTCAGTCTTAGCCCAATTGGGATGGCCTGATATGCGCTTACCCCTTCTTTATGCCCTATCCTGGCCTGATCGCATTTACACTGATTGGGAACAACTCGATTTAGTAAAAGCTGGCAGTCTCACCTTTAGAGAACCCGACCATCAAAAGTATCCCTGTATGCAGTTAGCTTATGCCGCTGGTCGTGCCGGGGGTTCCATGCCTGCGGTGTTAAATGCAGCAAATGAGCAGGCCGTGGCGCTCTTTTTAGATGAAAAAATTGGATATTTGGATATTGCCCGTTGTATTGAATACGTGTGCGATCGCCACCAAGCGGATAACTGCCAGAATCCGTCTTTAGAAGACATTATTGCAGCCGATCAATGGGCCAGACAAGAAGTTTTGGCAGCTCATAAATTGCTGAGTCAAGGTAATCGTTTGATTTCCCTAGCCTCTACAGCCCAAACCTAG
- a CDS encoding helix-turn-helix domain-containing protein, whose product MARIRASEEGIKRFKQARNQKGWNQDADSLTTRIGISRSTVQRFEQGNPIRQDSFIALCKAVGMENWEAIVGNSPTQASYIEFVAYDDAWVGRETLIQQLSDRVHSSCRVLLLVGITGIGKTALAERVVEELRGDWREHRDNFEDENKASDFASVALQWLEKWGETVPNEERKPEQLLRRLVKRLRENRYLILMDSLEYLLTGNEEDGWGDFADEWWGKFFVSFFAEPSCQSRFILTSQDLPTKFETAECDRYKNIWYCQLLKGLEIPAQVALFQKAELDGDLELPHSPLRVIGEVYDGHPLALRTIAGEIKGSYGGKVRAYWKENSRYIEEVKEAIDEARNQGIVKGDEDRWQLASYTKVLRRKVEERIEKTFERLRNDVYDAYVLLCTASIYCCEVKEKWWLINLEDEGYTEEQQKAAMETLRERYLVEDGGIDDEDNRLVGQHNLIRSVAIAHRLMLPEN is encoded by the coding sequence ATGGCTCGTATTAGAGCATCGGAAGAAGGAATAAAAAGGTTTAAGCAGGCGAGAAATCAGAAGGGATGGAATCAAGATGCTGATTCTTTAACCACTCGAATAGGTATTTCACGCTCAACTGTGCAGAGGTTTGAGCAAGGAAATCCAATTCGCCAAGACAGCTTTATTGCTCTTTGTAAAGCTGTTGGAATGGAGAACTGGGAAGCGATTGTTGGCAACAGCCCAACCCAGGCTTCATACATTGAGTTTGTAGCCTATGACGATGCGTGGGTTGGGCGAGAAACTCTGATTCAACAGTTGAGCGATCGCGTCCACTCTTCCTGTCGTGTCTTACTATTGGTTGGCATTACAGGTATTGGTAAAACGGCTTTGGCTGAACGTGTCGTAGAGGAATTGCGAGGAGATTGGAGGGAACACAGGGATAATTTTGAAGATGAGAATAAAGCTTCAGATTTTGCTAGTGTGGCGCTGCAATGGCTGGAGAAGTGGGGAGAAACTGTTCCGAATGAGGAGCGAAAACCAGAGCAATTGTTGCGGCGCTTAGTTAAACGCTTGCGGGAAAATCGGTATTTAATCCTCATGGATTCTCTGGAGTACCTATTGACAGGGAATGAAGAGGATGGCTGGGGTGATTTTGCCGATGAGTGGTGGGGTAAGTTTTTTGTAAGTTTCTTTGCAGAACCATCTTGTCAAAGTCGGTTCATTCTTACCTCTCAGGATTTGCCAACTAAGTTTGAGACAGCAGAATGCGATCGCTACAAAAATATCTGGTATTGCCAACTTTTGAAAGGATTAGAAATACCTGCTCAGGTAGCGTTATTTCAAAAAGCTGAACTAGATGGCGATTTGGAATTACCACATAGTCCCCTGCGAGTGATTGGGGAAGTTTATGACGGGCATCCTTTAGCCTTGCGGACAATCGCCGGAGAAATTAAGGGTTCTTATGGTGGCAAAGTCAGGGCTTACTGGAAAGAGAATAGTCGTTACATTGAAGAGGTAAAAGAGGCTATTGACGAAGCTCGTAACCAAGGAATAGTTAAAGGAGATGAGGATAGGTGGCAGTTAGCATCATACACCAAAGTTTTGCGAAGGAAAGTCGAAGAACGGATAGAGAAGACATTTGAACGGTTAAGAAATGATGTGTATGATGCCTATGTTTTGCTTTGCACTGCATCAATCTATTGCTGCGAAGTCAAAGAAAAGTGGTGGCTGATTAATTTAGAAGACGAGGGTTACACTGAGGAGCAACAAAAGGCTGCAATGGAAACTCTACGGGAACGATATTTAGTTGAAGATGGAGGAATTGACGATGAAGATAATCGGTTGGTGGGACAACATAATTTGATTCGCAGTGTTGCGATCGCTCACCGATTAATGCTACCAGAAAACTGA
- a CDS encoding tetratricopeptide repeat protein yields MTNNLTPSGESVLEQLGINPNNLRADFPTREQRLQYRAVVQWLTDYQPKLDATNLEKVKGPLEAFHHLSEVEAWEKASKILGIYLDTPTNEQLHEQLGTWGYYHERIDLYSRLLGKLSPRPNAITLSGLGNTYHALGAYEQAIEYHQQCLTIVREIGNRLGEGNTLGDLGRPYCALGKYDQAREYYQQHLVITREIGDQRGEMNVLNDLGNVFYFQGEYTQAIEYFQKSLALTQEIGTRQCEAVALGNLGNAYSFAERYEQAMEHYEQCLNIVREISFRVGEVRALCGLGGVYISKEDYNQAIEYLQNSLIIAREIGDSRGEGAALESLGSTYRSLQEYNLAMNYYQQSLAIAKKIGDFRGEEMASSDIAWLSMTTGVFTDTIEDS; encoded by the coding sequence ATGACAAATAACTTGACACCATCGGGTGAGTCAGTTTTGGAACAGTTAGGTATCAATCCTAATAATCTCCGTGCCGATTTTCCAACTCGCGAACAGCGTCTTCAGTACAGAGCAGTTGTACAGTGGCTCACAGATTATCAACCCAAGTTAGATGCTACTAATTTAGAGAAAGTAAAGGGGCCTTTGGAAGCATTTCACCACCTTAGTGAAGTAGAAGCTTGGGAAAAAGCTAGTAAAATCCTTGGCATTTACCTCGATACGCCTACTAATGAACAATTACATGAGCAATTAGGGACTTGGGGCTACTATCATGAACGAATTGACCTGTACAGCAGACTTTTAGGCAAGTTGAGTCCAAGGCCAAATGCTATAACGCTGAGTGGTTTGGGTAATACTTACCACGCTCTCGGAGCCTATGAGCAAGCTATTGAATACCATCAACAGTGTTTGACCATTGTACGAGAAATTGGTAATCGCCTAGGAGAAGGGAATACGCTGGGTGATCTGGGCCGTCCCTACTGTGCTTTGGGAAAATATGATCAAGCTCGTGAGTACTATCAGCAGCACTTAGTAATAACTAGGGAGATCGGCGATCAGCGAGGGGAAATGAATGTCCTAAACGATCTAGGTAATGTCTTTTATTTCCAAGGAGAGTACACTCAAGCCATTGAGTACTTTCAAAAGAGTTTAGCCCTCACCCAAGAAATTGGTACTCGCCAATGTGAAGCAGTGGCACTGGGAAATTTGGGGAATGCCTACAGCTTTGCAGAAAGGTATGAACAAGCAATGGAGCATTATGAGCAATGCTTGAATATTGTGAGAGAAATTAGCTTTCGGGTCGGCGAAGTAAGGGCGCTATGCGGTTTAGGTGGTGTTTATATATCTAAAGAAGACTATAACCAAGCGATTGAATACTTGCAAAATAGTTTGATCATTGCACGAGAAATTGGTGATAGCCGAGGGGAAGGAGCGGCGTTAGAAAGTTTAGGTAGTACCTACCGTTCTTTACAAGAATATAATCTTGCAATGAACTATTATCAACAGAGTTTAGCTATCGCAAAAAAGATTGGTGACTTCCGAGGTGAAGAAATGGCATCTAGCGACATAGCATGGTTGTCCATGACAACAGGAGTATTTACAGACACTATCGAAGATTCTTAG